In Pieris rapae chromosome 18, ilPieRapa1.1, whole genome shotgun sequence, one genomic interval encodes:
- the LOC111003293 gene encoding WD repeat-containing protein 48 homolog: MSSMMRKKTQVSFVIRDEEEKRHKNGVSSLQLDPVQGRLYTAGRDGIIRVWHAGNGSQDRYIQSMEHHTDWVNDIVLCCGGKNLISASSDTTVKVWNAPKGFCMSTLRTHKDYVRTLAYAKDKEQVASAGLDRAIFLWDVNTLTALTASNNTVTTSSLVGNKESIYSLAMNPPGTILVSGSTEKVLRVWDPRNCSRLMKLKGHADNVKALVVSRDGSQCVSGSSDGTIKLWSLSQQRCVSTIRVHSEAVWALLATETFSHIISGGRDRLVIITELRNPDNFMIVCEESAPVLKLCFTADQQGVWVSTSDSDIRCWKLPPVNTLNTEMYNQNNYNTNNVYQTQPLHHIPGGRAIKNYTVLNDKRHILTKDTSNNVVLYDVLKASKVEDLGEIDYDEEVKKHFKMVYVPNWFNVDLKTGMLTIHLGQDETDCFSAWVSAKEAGLTTENDQKVNFGALLLQALLEYWNHPNRVNEGGQKVFGNNFFSVPLHTPLIFSEVGGRTLYRLQVGDAGGETEGNILLETVPSWVVDVAIEMAAPKLNKLPFYLLPHSSCQSKQDRQKKDRLVANDFIQCRKVAEHVVEKIIGGGDVNGSGTAKTEENSDAPEEKVELLCCDQVLDPNMDLRTVRHFIWKSNVEFTLHYRIIKQ, from the exons ATGAGCTCGATGATGCGTAAGAAAACCCAAGTCTCATTCGTTATTCGGGACGAGGAGGAGAAGAGGCATAAAAACGGTGTCAGCTCACTTCAATTGGATCCTGTACAAGGAAGGCTTTATACCGCCGGTCGAGATGGCATCATTCGCGTATGGCATGCTGGGAACGGGTCCCAGGACCGCTATATACAAAGCATGGAGCACCACACGGACTGGGTTAATGATATCGTGCTCTGTTGCGGTGGAAAAAACCTTATTAGTGCTTCTTCGGATACTACAGTAAAAGTATGGAACGCTCCTAAAGGATTTTGTATGTCCACGTTAAGGACTCATAAAGATTATGTACGCACGTTGGCATACGCAAAAGATAAAGAACAAGTTGCTAGTGCTGGATTAGACCGAGCTATATTTTTATGGGATGTTAATACTTTAACTGCTTTAACTGCTAGCAACAATACAGTAACTACATCTAGTCTTGTTGGTAATAAGGAATCCATTTACAGTCTTGCTATGAATCCACCTGGAACTATCCTGGTTAGTGGTTCTACTGAAAAAGTCCTCAGGGTTTGGGATCCTAGAAATTGTTCACGTCTCATGAAATTAAAAGGACATGCAGATAATGTAAAAGCTCTGGTTGTCAGTAGAGATGGCTCACAATGTGTGTCAGGTAGCTCCGATGGTACCATCAAGCTATGGTCATTATCACAACAGCGGTGTGTATCAACAATCCGAGTACATTCTGAAGCAGTTTGGGCCCTGTTGGCTACTGAAACATTTAGTCATATCATATCTGGAGGTCGAGACAGGCTAGTTATCATAACAGAGTTAAGAAACCCCGACAACTTCATGATCGTCTGTGAAGAATCAGCACCAGTactcaaattatgttttacagCAGATCAACAAGGTGTTTGGGTTTCTACATCAGATTCAGACATAAGGTGTTGGAAACTTCCTCCAGTTAACACATTGAATACAGAAATGTATAACcaaaacaattacaatacTAATAATGTGTATCAAACACAACCCTTGCATCACATACCAGGCGGACGTGCCATAAAAAACTATACAGTACTAAATGATAAGAGACACATTTTGACTAAGGACACATCAAACAATGTTGTATTATATGATGTCTTAAAAGCTTCTAAAGTTGAGGATTTAGGTGAAATTGACTATGATGAAGAAgttaagaaacattttaagaTGGTATATGTTCCGAATTGGTTTAAtgttgatttgaaaactggaaTGCTTACAATACACTTAGGACAGGATGAGACTGATTGTTTTAGTGCTTGGGTGAGTGCAAAAGAAGCTGGATTGACAACAGAGAATGATCAGAAGGTTAATTTTGGGGCTTTATTGTTACAAGCATTATTGGAGTATTGGAATCATCCAAATAGAGTAAATGAGGGTGGCCAAAAAGTATTtggaaataatttcttttcagTTCCACTACATACACCGCTTATTTTTAGTGAGGTTGGTGGAAGAACATTGTATAGGCTTcag GTTGGTGATGCAGGTGGCGAAACAGAAGGCAACATTTTGTTAGAAACAGTGCCCTCATGGGTTGTAGATGTAGCAATAGAGATGGCTGCACCTAAACTAAACAAACTACCATTTTACTTGCTACCACATTCCAGTTGCCAAAGCAAACAGGATAGACAGAAAAAA GATCGTCTTGTAGCCAATGATTTCATCCAATGCCGTAAAGTTGCCGAGCATGTTGtggaaaaaataattggtGGTGGAGATGTGAACGGGTCTGGTACAGCCAAGACTGAGGAGAATTCTGATGCACCTGAAGAAAAAGTTGAACTGCTTTGCTGTGATCAG